Proteins from one Acanthopagrus latus isolate v.2019 chromosome 18, fAcaLat1.1, whole genome shotgun sequence genomic window:
- the fbxl3l gene encoding F-box/LRR-repeat protein 3, which translates to MKRGRTGLKLQTFPSHEERAKRQKCRASSFTLATSEDWGNLPHHIILQIFQHLSLVDRARASSVCRCWNDVFHTPDLWRRFEFELNQPATSYLRSTHPDLIQQIIKRHAQHLQYVSFKVDSCTESAEAACDILSQLVNCTIKTLGLISTARPSFMDVSQAHFVSALTVVFVNSKSLSSIKIDDTPVDDPSLKVLVANNSDTLKLLKMSSCPHVSPAGILCVADQCHGLRELALNYHLLSDELLLALSTEKHVHLEHLRIDVVSENHGQTHFHTIKRSSWEALVRHSPKVNIVMYFFLYEEEFEPFFREETPVTHLYFGRAVSKEMLGRIGLNCPRLVELVVCANGLEPLDEELIQIAERCKCLTAIGLGECEVTCSGFVEFVKLCGGRLTQLSIMEEVLIPDSSYNMEQMHTEVSKHLGRIWFPDMMPTW; encoded by the exons ATGAAGCGAGGAAGGACAGGCCTCAAGCTCCAGACCTTCCCCTCCCATGAGGAGAGGGCTAAGAGACAGAAGTGTAGGGCGTCCAGCTTCACCCTGGCTACGTCAGAGGACTGGGGCAACCTGCCCCACCACATCATCCTGCAGATCTTCCAGCATCTGTCCCTTGTTGATCGGGCCAGGGCGTCGTCAGTGTGCCGCTGCTGGAATGACGTCTTTCACACCCCTGACCTGTGGAGGAGATTTGAGTTTGAGCTCAATCAGCCGGCTACGTCTTACCTGCGCTCCACTCACCCTGACCTCATTCAGCAGATCATCAAGAGGCACGCCCAGCACCTGCAGTATGTCAGCTTCAAG GTGGACAGCTGCACAGAATCTGCAGAGGCGGCCTGTGACATTCTCTCCCAGCTGGTGAACTGTACCATCAAGACCCTGGGGCTGATTTCTACAGCACGGCCCAGCTTCATGGATGTGTCTCAG GCCCACTTTGTGTCTGCGCTCACAGTGGTGTTTGTCAACTCCAAGTCCCTGTCCTCTATCAAGATTGACGACACACCGGTGGACGACCCGTCCCTGAAGGTGCTGGTTGCCAACAACAGCGACACCCTGAAGTTGCTGAAGATGAGCAGCTGTCCTCACGTCTCCCCAGCAG GTATCCTGTGTGTTGCGGACCAGTGCCATGGCCTCAGAGAGCTGGCATTGAACTACCACCTCCTGAGCGATGAACTCCTGCTGGCCCTGTCCACTGAAAAACACGTCCACCTGGAGCACCTGCGCATTGATGTGGTTAGCGAAAACCACGGCCAGACACACTTTCACACCATCAAGAGGAGCAGCTGGGAGGCTTTGGTGCGACACTCACCCAAGGTCAACATCGTCATGTACTTCTTCCTCTATGAGGAGGAGTTTGAGCCCTTCTTCCGCGAGGAGACTCCAGTCACACACCTCTACTTTGGCCGGGCGGTCAGCAAAGAGATGCTCGGCCGCATCGGCCTGAACTGCCCCCGGCTGGTGGAGCTGGTGGTGTGCGCCAACGGCCTCGAGCCCCTTGATGAGGAGCTGATCCAGATCGCGGAGCGCTGTAAATGCTTGACGGCCATCGGCCTAGGCGAGTGCGAAGTGACCTGCAGTGGCTTTGTGGAGTTTGTAAAATTGTGCGGGGGCAGGCTGACTCAGCTGTCGATCATGGAGGAGGTGCTGATCCCAGACAGCAGCTACAACATGGAGCAGATGCACACTGAGGTGTCCAAGCACCTGGGCCGCATCTGGTTCCCTGATATGATGCCCACCTGGTAG